A single region of the Deltaproteobacteria bacterium genome encodes:
- a CDS encoding BolA family transcriptional regulator, whose amino-acid sequence MSDGVTKAQVEARLRERLAPAQLEVVDESHLHVGHGAPGSHFRVHITSARFAGLSRVAAQRLVYEALGDWIGGAIHACAVSARAPS is encoded by the coding sequence ATGAGCGACGGCGTCACGAAGGCGCAGGTCGAGGCGCGGCTGCGCGAGCGGCTCGCGCCGGCGCAGCTCGAGGTGGTGGACGAGAGCCACCTGCACGTCGGTCACGGCGCGCCGGGCTCGCACTTTCGCGTGCACATCACGTCGGCGCGCTTTGCGGGGCTGAGCCGCGTCGCCGCGCAGCGGCTCGTGTACGAGGCGCTCGGCGACTGGATCGGCGGCGCCATTCATGCCTGCGCCGTGAGTGCGCGCGCGCCGAGCTGA